The genomic window CTGATGGAGGAAAGAGGACGCTCATCCCTTCTCTTCAGCAGTACTGTCACTCTGTCAGACTGTGGAGAATCATCAACATCGTTAATTAGTCAGGGCACGGTTTGCATAAATCTAGTCTCTGAAAACCCCTGCATTAGCCTATGGCCAATAACAGTGATATGGGAAAGTGTTATTAAAGAGGAGCTGACCTGACTGGGAGAGTCTGGATTCGGCATGTTTGTTGCAGCCATCGATCTGCCTCTCCTTAATGTTTTCGCACAGTAATTGGCTGTGAAGCAATTGagattttaaaaaaatgttaGTAACTGCAATGCTGTTGAGGTTTGATTTACTTTTGTGGACTGAGTCTTGAGTCTCTTTTTACTGATGTGGTCTGTCATAACAATGCACAATAAGAAAACCATGTATCAAAACTTGCTGTAAATGTACAGAATTTTGAATGTGGAGGACATTTGTTTTTAGTTGTACACCCATGTTATTGACGTTAACTGCATTACAGAAGTGTGGATTACATTTAGCATTAAATTCCGTTACATGTAAGATTACACTAAGTATTAATGTGTTAAGAAGAATTACTCACCGAAAAGCACCAAATTGGCTGATTATCTTGAGAAAATCTTCAGTAAAAGCTAGACAGTAATTACCGTTCACTtgttcagaagaaatgtgatgtaGCTCTGTAATGTTAGATTAAAGTATGAATGTACACCATTATGACGttgttgtagcctacatcataatGTGTAGCATTTGGACATAAGCTACTTTTATACAGATATTTATATatcattttaaataaatatacGTCAATATTTATCATTTGGTAATTACGATTGTGCTTTCTGTAAGACGTGATTAGCATGAACAATGACACTACTTTCAGTTTTTTCAGTTTTTAAATAATCAGAATAATCTCTCATTATGAATATAGCCAGCACTAAAATACAATTTGGCAATAAAAGGCTGGTTCTCTACATATCATTATCTCTGCCTTACTGATACATTATGAATTGGTTGTATATAGCCAACAGGTAAAGTTGGAAATATATTCACAGATTTGAACAATTCCCTAAGCAATAACTAATTACAGAAACGTTGTTAAAACACAAACGCCACCTTTTCCCGTCCGTTCCAAACATTCACCAGGCAATGTGAATTAAACAAAGTATTAAAATACAATGTTACGACTAATattatacaaagtaaatattaataagtaaataagaattactcaccaaaaacacaaaatTGGCTGATTAGCCTGACTGAGAAAATCTCCTGAGAAAGCTGTACTGTTCACCTGCTTGTTCAGAAGAAATATGAGCAAGCTCTGTAATGTTACAATAAAGTATGCAGATAACACATTATTACGTTTTTTTGTACGTCATTATGTCTAGCATTCGGATGTATTTTTCATAAAGATGGAACGTATTGATATAAATATACATAGGCCTACGTCAATATTTCTCATCATTTAAATCACTCCAATAAATTATCTGCAATTATTGTTATTTCGCTCATTTGCGCCACATGTTGTCATTTAGTaaatcttttattttgaaatccatACAAAGCAATACTTGGCTGGGACTACATTCTTTCCTGTCTATAATTGTAGCAGTGTAGGTCTGTTCGGGAACTCCTCCGGCATTCGAGTCGAAGTAAGATACAGACATAATTTTTCATAAGCAAGCTCTTGTTTCCCTCCAAAACATTTTTGCTTCGTGCATGCCAGCATGGACCTGACCAGCTAACCACTGGCTCAGCTAGCTGCCCCAGTCCAAGCACCTTGTTCGTGTTTTAATTGTAGCTGTAtgtacagacctgttggctctgtaggcaaactgcaggggggtccaggagagggtccgtgatggatttgaggtgttccAGCACCAGATGCTTCAATAGTTATTAAATGATATTAATAAAGAGGTCTCACTGTTGATGCTTTGctcatatatatttgttttatttacaaATCATCCTAACATACAGCACAGTATGGAGGTTACATTCAGAGATTCATGGATTACATTTACTGTACGTTTCAAACACAATATTATTAATATGTAATTATGGGATCAAATGTTACCCCGACAAATAACTTTTACACAGGATCACAATTTAGAGGATTAAAAATATACATATGCATTACTACATTCAGTTCATTCGTAAACAGCAGAGATTAAAACTTATCTTGACACTTTAAAATATGTTAAACATTTCAGTCCATTCAGTATATTGTTGAGAATAAATGACTATCACACAGAAATATAcgtagaaaaacacagaaagcaaCACTTGTGTAAAGCTGTCAAGTCCTACTTCAGTATGTCTAAGGCCACTTTCAACCCCCCTTCATATTTCCATGTCCTGGAGGTCACCCCAGCTGGGTCCCACCCTGACTTTGGCTCTGAGCTTCACATAAAGCTTGACTGctgactccatctctctcttcactatTTGAGCCACctaagggagatggaggaaaaaCATGTCTGAAATTCTGTCCTTACACAGTATTGTCCTGTATCACACTGTAGGCAGCCTTGAAGGGTTAAGGCCTGAGCCTGTCTATCAAGGTTAGGGTGCTCAAAGTTAGGGTGCTAAAGGTCAGGGGTTAAAGCTCAGGGTTCAGTGTCATACCCGAATgaggtcttcttctgtggtctcGTAGATCAGCTCGTCATGCAGCTGCAGGATGAAGTAAGCCCCTCTGAcccgaggccatgtcctgctacgGCCCCTGTCTGCACAGCCATTGACGCATCAGTACCACAGTAAAGGCCTTTTCACACTGAGTGCAAAATGTTCGTATGCGTTTTTTTGTAATCGTCAGCCTCAAAATTTGGTGGCTTTGAATTGTCAAAAAAACTCTAAATGTTTCGGAGGTAGTGTGTAAGCGTGATTGACATAACGTTTTTTAACGTGCAAACATTTCAGACACGAATTTCGGACTCAAATGTGTGCAAAGGCCattagtgtttgtgttcataCAGACATATTTGAAATAGTCACATGATGTGTaccttttgtaaatgttgtgagCTActtgctactgtgtgtgttacctgagtgtgggtgttgatgtgacaggggggcagtagggaaggtTTCCTGTAGTCTCTGCTGGATGTTGACAGTGGCCAGTTTAACAATGTCAGCAGCTGAACCCTGAACAGTGGTGTTCACCGCCTGGCGCTCTGCCTGAGaggcagaaccacacacactctgttacaGTCAAACATCAGAGATAAGATGTGTTATAACACTTCAGATGGgcctcacaccccctcaccccctcacacacacacacacatacatgtgcccTGGCGTAGGTGTTGCCGTTTGTGATCCCAGGCAGGTATCTCCTGCGTCCCAGCAGTGTCTGAACGTAGCCCTTTTTTACACAGCTCTTCACCGTGTCTCTCAGGAAGGACTGGATCCctggatggacacacacacacacacagagagagagaaacacacacacagaaacatactctTAACCAAtcatgaacacaacacacaagttgAACAAACAGGAATGGTGCATCTTTGTTTTGCAAGGCTAAAAGAATGTGCCCACAGACAGTGTCTACCTGTGTATCTGGCCTTGAAGCTCTCTATGTAACAGGCAGCATCGTTCTCATCCACGCCCATCTGCTCCCCCAGAGACTTGGCTCCCATCCCGTAGATGATGCCATAGCAAATCTGAGTGTGTTAGCACACATGTTTAACACACATTAATGACTTGTCATGATGTGACTTCGGGATTTTGCTGATTTGTAAGTGGCACACCTTCAtgaagtgagtatgtgtgtgtttgtttatcggCCAGtcagcctcacccagcccttttttttttgttcttgacCAACTAGCCTTGATAGCAccccccctcgccccacccCACCTGCTTGGCCTGCTGTCTGAAGCCGTCCTTCACAGCATCTGGGGTTATGTTCTTCCACTCTGCCGCGATGCAGCGGAAAACATCCACCCCTCCGTTCAGCACCTGGCTCAGACACacgtgtcagagagagacagagacagagagagacagagagagagacacagagagaaagacagagagagtgcatCAGGTGAGGACCATTTTGCTGTCAGCAttcctgtctgactgtgtttgtgcatgcgtgtatcTCCTGACCTGTAGGAGGCGCCGGTCCTTAGAGAGGTGAGCTAGCACCTGCAGCTCCAACTGGGAATAATCTGCAGCTAGGATCATCCCtcctacagaaagagagagagatagagggaggtagagagatagagagagacacaccttcAATGAATCCAATCAAAACTCATTTTGACTGCACGCGCACGCAAAGCCAAAGGAGGGGGTGGCCTAACCTGAGAAGGGTACGAAGGCGTGTCTCATGCTGACGGAGAAGGCGACATCCTTCTCTGGACTGCCTGCAGGAGGGGCTGGCAGCCTGGAGCGCCCTCTCCTGCTGGGAGGACAAACCCACCGTGTCATCATTATGAATGTCACCCTAGGAGCATACAGCTGGAGGGAGACTTTTCTGTGCTTTTCTCTGAGATCTCCACAGAGCCccttttgactcagctcctctctccagcatgcCTTTTCCTGtggtctctcctcccatccacccCAGCACTCTGTGTCCCTACGGTCACCCTCTCGGTCTCTCCCTGTGGTCCCCACGTACCCTGGCCGGGTGGCAgcctggcggccatcttgtgaGGGGGGGCTCTCGCCAACAACGGTGGCCATCTGGATCTCAAAGTTGGTTGGCTAGATACAGCATACGTTGTGAAAGCCAAACTGTGACTTCAGGAAGTGTTTTGATGCAGAGGGATCCAACTTTCGCTGCTAAGGTTCTGTAATGTCTAGGTGACGGCCATATGAGATTGTCCATCAAGTCCACTACGGCCCATAGTCCAGTTTAGACTACACCAGAGCCATAGAcattttttctatggctctggactaCACATTTTGTCAAGTTTACATTGTAACAATATTTGTAATAATTTTTCTGTGTATATTTTATGTGTGACCATTCATTTTTATTCTTTCCTTTATCAGACTCCCAGAAGAAAACACTAGTAGTCCATCTCCACTACAGGAAACCCATGTGAAGCAGGTCAGTATAATCATCAACCATCAAAAAGCAATAccaaatgaaacacaaaataaTAACTTTATTGAGAACAACATTTAGTCAAGCATCTGTGATATGAAAACAAAATTCTGGTGTGtaactgatgatgtcataagtgtgtatgtctacatgatctatgtgtagtgaaagagagagagagagagagagagaaagagagagaaaaagagagagaaaaagagagaaagagagagagagtgaatgtgtgtagatgtgtgtgtgtgtgtgagaaatagagagagagagaaaaagagagagagagtgtatgtgtgtgaaagagagggagagagagagagagagaaagagaaagaaagagagtgaatgtgtgtgtatgtgtgtgtgtgagagagggagggagagagagagagagagaaagagagagagaaaaagagagtgaatgtgtgtgtgtaagggtggagtgtgtatgtctacatgatCTCAGTGTAGTGAAAGAGCATGAATATGCATGCATGATGTTTGTTAAACATCTGAACAACAGCCGCATATGAGTTTGCGCGACAGCCACTGGAGAAACCTGTCAATCATAAGAAAAAACATCAAATGTAATCTGCCATACCAGTATGCATTCTCACATCCTTACAATGAGGGTCTTGCGCTCTTTACCCACATTGTACAACCCCCTTCATTTAGCCTTTCTGCTATCTGCCCTCACCTCTTTCccacatttttctttttcttctccttcccgTTGTTAATGGAATCTTCCTCCACAGTCAGTGGTTGGATGTGTGACTGGGCTTTGGCCTTCTTTTTCCCCGTTGTCTGCTTCGTCATATCCTGAAAACAGAACACCTTGTGAATATCATCATATATTTGCCTGTGATGATAATGACCCACCTGCTGGAGCTCATCCAATCCTCCTTGCAGCAGCTTCTTTGCATCAGTGCTCAAGTTGGTGATTGGTGGCAGACGAGAGTGGGGCAAACACCCCACAGCAGGCGGAGTCTCAGGCCTGCTAGGAGTCACAACTCCAACGGTGACACAGTTGAGAGGAGCCTGGGGGACCTGCTGGTTCAAGAGGAGGACCTCGGGagtaggaggagtcagaggggtTGAGTCCGTGGCATCCTCAATGGAGAGGGGGACCACAGAAGTGATCTCTATCTCAGAGAGATCCTGGGGAGACAAGAGAAGATATAACCTTTTGGCATGTGGGACCTGAGATCTTTCCAAGGCGCTTTAGGATGACAATCGACCAACTTAATCAGGATAGTGTCATTCGATACCTGTCTCTGGATCTTCACAGCAGACACGTctttgacgtgtttggtgttcgGGATCTCCTCCATGTCTGCGTCACGTTCCAGGTCTTGCAGGATTTTTTCAAACATTTTAAAGAAATTGTGTCTTTCGGCACGGGCCTGCCTGGCTCTCTTCCGCAGATTGGCTCTGTTCTCTGTGTACActcacagagggagacagaatgtCCTGGACTTCGCAATCCGTAACACGATtctagagggagagcaagagtaaAGTACAATGTGCAGGAACAGGGCAGAGGGGAAAATCTGAACAGAAAAACAGGCCAATTCATAGACcttttgtcacacacataccaggcGTTTGTCCTGAACAGGTTTCACACTGTGGTCACAGTCCTCATCACACTGTGGGTCAGATGGTAACATATTGTTAGTCTATGttcaaaaatgtaatgtaccttgATGCTTTTGATGCACAAACTGACCAGAAAATCGGCCTCATCGAATGAATGAATAGAGAGGTCATCCCCATTTTTCGAATCTCTGACATTCTGTCGGGAACTGATTCCATCATGTTCATCTCCCTAcattagagacacagtcactggGATTTGACTATGTTTGGTGTTTAAGTATTGAAATGTAAGTTGATGCAAGACCTTATCCATTTCACTTATCACTATGCACAAGCTGACCAGAAAATCTGCCTCATCAAATGAATGTAGAGACAGGTCATCCCCCTTGGTTGAATCCTTGCCACTTCTTTTGGTCCAAGGATGGTACTGAGGATCATCACTCTGTGAAAGATACGTCGTTAGTCTTCACCAAGCATGGTTACTCGCCATTACAGAAAACAATATATAACCCAATGTCAGCATCAGGTACAGCTCTCTCACCTGAGATTCACCATCAGTGTCTGAGTCAGTTGTGACATCCGAGTA from Osmerus eperlanus chromosome 19, fOsmEpe2.1, whole genome shotgun sequence includes these protein-coding regions:
- the LOC134039792 gene encoding DNA polymerase theta-like; its protein translation is MGAKSLGEQMGVDENDAACYIESFKARYTGIQSFLRDTVKSCVKKGYVQTLLGRRRYLPGITNGNTYARAHAERQAVNTTVQGSAADIVKLATVNIQQRLQETFPTAPLSHQHPHSDRGRSRTWPRVRGAYFILQLHDELIYETTEEDLIRVAQIVKREMESAVKLYVKLRAKVRVGPSWGDLQDMEI